The window GCATATGGGGAAAGCGAACGACTATTTGCGCGACAGATCCGATGATCATGCTGCCATCCAACAGCTGATCCCTGAGTGGTTTGAATTAGCGCCGACCTTCGTCATCACAGCGCTGCTGGCCAATCTCGTCTGTCCATCACGCGATGGATAAGACTTCGATCGACACGCAAAAACTGGGCCGATTGGAAGGGGCGTCTTTTGATTGCTGGGAAAAGGTCGACGAACTGAGTCAGCAAGGCTCCAGCCATGTACGTCGATATCGTGAAGATTATTCCCTGTGTTCGGTTGAAGTAAAGAGTCATCCGCAAGAATTCTCTTTCAATCGAGCAAAGTTAATCTCTTTTCCGCTGCAGGCCCCCAATGGTGCTGGATGGGTCGCAAGTGCAGCGGTCTACTTTCAGGGACAGCCGTCCACTGATGTGAGTCTGATCACCTTGATGCCCCAAGGCAGCGATCGATCAATTGACAATCGGCGGAGCTAAAAGAGTCACCCGGCCCGGCAAAACCTCGATCTCGACCGGGAGGCGTCCGGCGTAGTCGCCGTCGAGCTGGTAGGGTACCCGCAGTGGGGATGACCAGATTGCGGTTCGAAACCGGCGGCGATCGACGTCGCGGTGGCGCAAGTGCCAACCCAGCTTAATCCGCGTCAGGTAGTGCAGCCCATTCCAAAGCAAACCTTTATGCAGTGAAATGCGGTCGAGCATGCCATCGGTGCCATTGGCACCGGGTTCGATGTTCAGCCCGCCACCATAGCAGGGGAGGTTGAATGCCATCATCCAGCATGCCGAACGGGTGTATGTCTCTCCCTCTCCCGCCGTTTCGCGCGACGTGATCGTCGGGTACCCATACTTGGAGAGGGCTCTCAGAATGGGGCGAGCATAGCTCCAACGCGTGATGTGCCCGCGTCGAGTCAGGTGCATGCCGCGAACGACCTCTGCATCCATCCCCGCGGTGACCATCACTAGGAATAATCGCCCATTGGCTAACCCGGCGTCGATTACTAATGGTTTGTTCCGCTGGATGCTATTGCCGACCGCCTCAGCGCTACAGGTGTAACCGAAGTGACGGGCCAGTAAGTTTTCGGTTCCCATTGGCAACGGAACGATCGGGATTTCCCTCGGCAGATTTTGCGCCACCAGTGCTAAAGTGCCATCACCGCCCGCTGCTACAACCGCAAATCGTCGGGTCGACCGGGAGTGATCAGCGATGCGATCACGCAGGGCCCCCATGCTATGGGTGACATGCACGTCGATTGCATCGCCCCGCAAACGCTTGACGAGCAGGTCGATCTCCTGACGCCCCTGACCGCGGCCCGCCTTGGGGGATGCACAGATCCAGACTTCGTCAATGCGATTGTCCACCTCAGCAGATGTGGTGCGAGGTGGATGCGGTAGCGTCATGGTTGACATCATACACATGCTTAGCGATAGCGACGGAAAGAGGGCGTGCAGGTGCGTTCGCCAAAAGGCCAAGCTCCACTTTTCAGCGACGATAACTACATTCGAGGGGTATGGTTTTTGTCCTACTATCGCTTAGAACTGCAGCTGCATCCCCAGGCTGAGACCATGTGCATAATAATCGCTTTCGACGAATTTGAACTGGGGGCGGTGAGACCCTGTCAACGGGTCCACGGGCGGTGCGAGCAGATTAGGATTGACGTCCGTGTCGATTTGATCGCCTGCACGAACCACCCCGGGTAGGTAGACGACCGTGTACCCCGCCGTGGCGTGGAGACAATCGAAAATTCGTACGCCGAGCGTCAATCCGATCTCGGGAATCATGGTGAATTGGTTGCGTTCAAAAGTTCCCGAGTTGAATCTTTGCGCCAGCAGTCCGCCGGGGTAGTTGGTCGTCGTGCCAAATTCTGTTAACGCCGTCGATCCGGCGATCCCCACAGACTGCTTGTTTTGGCCAACGGCGACACGCAGCAGTGACTCTAGCCAGACGCGTTTCATGTTGGCTTGGTAGGCGACCCCCAGCTGCAAACCGTTGAATTCGTTTTTGGTGTTGAATTGATCGCTCAATTGAATCGTTCCCAGAGCACCGGGGACAAAGGATTCTGCTGATTCGGAAATCACCAGTTGATCCTCCAATCGCATGTTTCGATATCCGACAATCCAATCGACGCGATCAGAATTACGACACGAAACGCAGTTCCCGCCACAGGTCGGGCACAATGCGGCTCGACCTGCGAGCATCGCCGAACGCAGGCCGGTCGAGGACGTGATCGCAAGGTCACCTTCGAAAACGTTGGGATAGTTAATTAACTGAGCCGTTTCACGGTCATTGGTGGTATCGAAGAATGGCCTCGCGAGAATGTCGTAATCGCTGCCACCGGAGAACCCATCGTTTTGGTCGGCCAGCGAGAAGTACTCGCCTTCGATGCCAAATGCTGCGGAGGGGGTGAAATAGAACCCGCCCTTGAGACGCAATCCGTTGGTCGCACTGCCATTGATGCTGCCACCGCCGAACAGCACGCTCGTCGAATCAAATCCGAGTATGCCCGCTTCGTCCTGAGGTGTCCCGGTGGGACTGGTCGTGGCGAGTGCCGGCGTGTCCATCCCCTTGGTTCGCCAGTACAGGTATTCACCGCGGAACCACAGACGGTCACTGGGGGGGCCACCGATCGCCGATCCGAAACTACTCGGATACCCGGCGCCGCTGGGGGAACCGATCCACATTGGCGGTGCGGTGAAGACATTGGTCGTCCCGGCCGGGTAACCACCGGTCGAGTAGGGGTCTGTCGAGGGAGCTTGCGCCGCCGCGCCGGCATGCCACATAGTTGCAAACAAGCACACGGTGATAGACTTCACCAGCACTTGCAGCAGGCGGGACATGGGGGGGCTGGAGTCGAGGATTGAATTTGGCACCGGATCAGACTTTGGAGTTTTTTTCAAGAATCACTCAAGATTTTCTTCGTAGCTTCCGCAGCATTCGTATTTTTGACGACCGGTGTCAAGATCATTTACCGCTGGCACGCCCGCAGGCGGGGGCCATGAATTCAGTCCCGAAAGAAAGTAGTGTGAAGGTGTCCGGGAATGATCCTCGCTGGACGGTCCGGTAACGCTCTCAGCGAGACCAGCGGGCTGCTCTGTCTGCGGAAGGGGGGGGCACCTTGCGAGCACGGGGCCGCCACCCGTATTGCGCTAGGTCGCGGGCTGACTCGAAGGCACCGGATCTTTTTCTGGCAAATCTGCCTAATGAACTCGCTGCTGAATCGTTATGTTGAAAGCACGTGTCCGTGTGCATCTTTTCCACTTCTCGTCTCCCCCACGAAAAACCATCCATGAATGCTCGCTGTGGTCTGATCGGCACCTTCCTCTGCTTCGCTCTTCTACTCACCCTGCTCGCTCCCGCCCAGCTCATGACTACGAATGATGCCCAATCACCGGAGCCTGCAGCGTGGCAGGCGATCCAGGAAGCGATCAACCAGGGCCTGCCGAAAACGGCAATGGAGGAGATCGAAAAGCAACTTCCCGGAGCGATCCAGCGGCACGAGGACGGACTTATCGTTCGCCTGCTCGCCACCCGAGCGACCCTGGACGGACAACTCGAAGGCCGCGGGGAAGTTCACCGGATTGTGAAGTTGCAAGCAGATCTGGAAACCGCACCAGTGTCAACGCAGCCTATCCTCCGCGCCATTCTCGCTAACTGGTTTTGGAGCTACTACACGCAGAACCAGTGGCGGTTCCAGGATCGCACTGAAATTGATCCGCAAATCATCGACTCCACCGAACCGGTGGTGATCAAGTCATCTGAAGACATCACCACCTGGACTCGCAACCGCATCGTGAGGCAGTCCGCCGCCTTGTTCGAGGCGGCCTTGAGTGCCGAAGACGGCAGCGAAAAGACGCTTCAGCAAACTCCCATTGCCGACTACAACGACTTGCTCGTCCAGGGCACCGCGCCCGATAACTACCGTCCGACACTCTACGATTTCGTAGTCGCCGAGGCGATCGAGTTCTATGCCGACGCCAATGGAACCTACGCCGGTCCCGCCGATCGTTTTGAGCTGACTGCTGATTCGCCCGTGTTTGGCGATGTCGATTCGTTCATCGCTTGGGAAGTGCCAGACTCCGACGCAGGGTCACCGCTGCGGCGAGCGACCACTCTCTATCAGCATTGGCTCGAGTTTCATCGTGGCGACGATGATACGGCTGCGTTCATTGACACTGACCTCACCCGTTTAGAGTTCGCTCACGAGCATGCTATTGGGGATGACGAAGGCAAAAAATTCGCGGCAGCACTGCAGGCATTTGTAAAGCGAAATGGTGGGAACCCCATTTCGACTCGAGCTCAATTTCAGCTTGCGACGCTCGTTCGGCAAGACAACGAGTTGGTTCGCGCTCACTTCATTGCGCAGGCCGCGATCGATGCCCACCCCAAGAGTCTGGGCGCCTCGCAATGTCGCGATTTGATCGAGCAAATCGAAGCCCCTTCGATTCAAATCGCCACCGAACATGTTTGGAATTCTGAGCTGGATGAATCTGCTCAACCCCAGATTGATGTGAAATATCGAAACACCACCAAAGTGTTCTTTCGCCTAGTCGCGTTGGATTACGAAACGGTGCAGAAATCAGGCCAGCAGCCCAATTACCTCGACCGCCGCCAACGAATTAACGTGCTGGGACGAAAACCGGTTGCCTCCTGGTCGGCTAATTTGGCACCGACAAACGACTACCGTGATCGCACCGAGCATCTTCCTGCCAACACCCGCGTGCCCCGCGGTGCCTACTATCTGATCGCGAGCACCTCTCAGGATTTTCCTTTGGAAACGGAGTTCACGGCACTCACTGACGTGTGGGTCAGTGGCCTCTCGTTGGTAATGGAAACGCGATATGACGATCAGGCAATGGTTGGTTACCTCGTCGAGGGGCGCAGCGGCGAACCCGTCAGCGGTGCTTCGATCGATGTCTGGGCACGCAAGCAAACGAATCGCGGTCGCGAAGATTTAACGAACGTCGTCACATTGAGCACGAATGCGACAGGACGTTTCGAATTCGACAGCGGCGAGCTGCGAGACATCAACTTTTTAGCCAAGCGAGGTGAAGATCGCCTATTGTCGCAGACGTACCGAAACTACCGCTATCGACAAGCCGGCGACCATGACAACGATGTCACGCGGAGCCACTTTTTTACCGATCGATCGATTTATCGTCCCGGTCAAACCGTTCGCTACAAAGTGATCTGCACGCGATCCAACCAGACGACGAACGATTATCATGTTTCTGCTGATGAACAACTCACTGTCGAGCTACTCGACGCTAATGGCAAAGTCATCCAGGCCACCAAGCATCAATGCAATGAACTCGGCAGTTGCCATGGCAGTTTCAACTTGCCCAACGGTGGATTGACCGGCCAGATGACGCTCCGCACGATCGGCCCGTTTGGTGGTGCTGCATCGATTCGCGTCGAAGAGTACAAGCGTCCTAAATTCGAAGTCGAAATCGACGCGCCCGAAGAGTCGGTGCGATTGGGCGAGGCCGTGGTCGTTAGCGGGCACGCGACCGCCTACACCTCAGCGCCGATCGATGGTGGCAAGGTCAGCTACCGGGTGGTTCGTAAAACACAGTTCCCGCCGTGGTGGGGATATCGCTGTTGGTGGTTCCCGCCATCGCCCCTGCCCGCCCAAACAATCGCTGAAGGCACGACCACGACTGACGAAATGGGCGAGTTTTCCATTGCGTTCGATGCGATTCCTGACGCATCGGTGGATCGCCAAAGTGAACCGAAATTTCGCTACGAAATCACTGCGGATGTCACTGACTCGACCGGCGAGACACGTGACGCTACCACCAGCGTGTTGATCGGCTACACGACGATGGAGGCCACTCTGAGTACTCCGTCCGTCAACTGGTTGACCGATGAAGATCCCATTGAGGTCAAGATCGCTACCAAAACCTTGCAGGGCGACCCCGTCTCAGCCAAGGTCAAGGTCGACATTTATTCGCTGAAGGCACCGGATGCGATCGGACGCAAACGGCTGGACAATGCGATTACATGGGACCGCATCGATATCCAACCGGGACAGCTCAACGAGCAACAAGACGAAGTTCGGGCGGAAGAACCCAATTCATGGCCCCTCGACAAAGTCGTCAAGACCGTGGAACTGACCACAAACGAGTCCGGACATGCAAGTTTTGATGCCGAACTGGAGGCCGGGAACTTCCGGGCCGTCCTAGCGGCAGTGGATTCAGCCGGAAACGACGTTCAGGCGATCCTGCCACTGCAGGTAATCAACCCCGATGCCGATCATTGTGAACTGGCAATTGCGAATTTGTTTGCCACCGAAAAGCAATCGTACGAACCCGGCGAAACGTTTCGTGCAGTGTGGGGCAGCGGGTACGACTCCGCCCACGCACTCGTCGAAGTCACCCATCGTGGCAAAATGTTGCAGCGATTTTGGACACCCAAGAACCGCACTCAGGTCGAGATCAAACAGGAGATCGATGAGTCGATGCGAGGTGGGTTCAACGTGCGGGTTTGGATGGTGCGTGAAAACCGCCTGTACTTAAATGAAACCTACGTCGACGTGCCCTGGTCGAACAAGGAACTCAAGATTCGCTGGGAGCATTTTGTTTCCAAACTCAAGCCAGGTCAGCAGGAAACTTGGACCGCCGTCATCGAAAACCCATCGGAGCATGCATCCGATAAAGGCGAAGCTGCGATGCGGCAGGCTGCAGAAATGGTCGCAACACTGTATGACGCATCGTTAGACGCCTTCGCTCCCCATGGATTTCCAAGTGGTTTTGGTTTGTTTTATCAGGATCGTACGCACACCTCCGTTGATGACCAAAACCGCTGGGTTCACCTCCAGCAGATCTCGACAGGACGGTCGCATGGATCGGGAGGTGGGGTGCTGACATATCGCCAGTACCCACCGGAACTGCAGGGGCAGATGGCCTTTCGAGGTCGCATGATGCAAAAGGGCGGCCGCGCGATGCCGATGATGATGATGGCAGATGGAGCGATGCCTGCTGCTGCACCTGAAATGGCCAGGAGCGCGGGGAACATCGCCATGGAATCCGAGTCGTTGGCACTCGGTGAACCGGGGGCTGCTGCCGACGATGCGGTCGGTGAACCGCCGGCGGACAAGAATGACGTCGATCTATCCAACGTCTCGCCGCGGAAAAATCTCAATGAGACCGCGTTCTTCTTCCCTGAATTAACCGCCGACGACCAAGGCGTGGTGAAGATGAACTTCACCATGCCTGAGGCGCTGACTCGGTGGCAGTTCATTGGGTTCGCACACACTGCAGACCTCGCGGGCGGGCTGCTCCGCGATACCACCGTGACCAGCAAAGAGTTGATGGTCCAGCCCAATCCACCTCGTGTGCTGCGCGAAGGTGACGAAATCGAGATTACGGTGAAGGTTACCAATCAATCGGCGACGGTGCAGAGTGGCTCCGTCGCGTTGCAGTTCGCCAGTGCTCGCACCGGGGATAGTGTCGATGAGCGGCTCGACAACATTAACGTACGGCAGTCCTTCGAGATTCCCGCTGGTCGCTCGCAGTCGTTCTCGTGGCCGATCCGCGTTCCCGACGGAATTGGTTACCTGACCTACAAAGCGGTGGGCTCGACGGGCCGACTGTCCGATGGTGAGGAAGGTTATCTGCCTGTGCTGTCCAGGAAAATCCTCGTTCATGAGTCAATCGCACTGCCGATCGATGGTGCGGAGACGAAGACGTTCACGCTCGACAAACTCGCCGAGCTAGATCCTAGCTCCAGTTCAATCCGCAGCGAGTCGCTGACGATTCAGATGACGTCGAATCCTGCTTGGTACGCCGTGATGGCTCTGCCGTACCTAATGGACTATCCCTACGAATGCAGCGAGCAGACCTTCAATCGCTTGTACGCCAATTTGTTGGCAAGACACATCGCGACCTCCGATCCCAAGATTGAGCGGGTCTTCAATACCTGGCGCAATCAACCCCTGCCGTCCAAGGGTGCGTCCGGCGGACGCGATGCCTTGGCCTCGCCACTGCAGCAGAACGAAGAGCTCGCCTCGATCGCTCTGACGGAAACGCCATGGGTGCTCCAAGCGGAATCGGAAGCTGAGGCTCGCCGCAATGTCGGAATTCTGTTCGATCAAAACCGGGTCAACGATCAAGTCGAGCGATTAACGCAACGACTGACCGACGTACAGGCCGATGATGGCAGTTGGCCATGGTTTCCTGGTGGCCGATCCAATTCGTTCATCACGCTCTACATTGCCACCGGTTACGGTCGACTGCGGCATCTTGGCGCCGAGGTCGATCCATCACCGGCGATCCGTGCATTGGGGCATCTGGATGCATTTTCCAAAGAGATGTACGAAGACATCAAACCGGGTGATCGCGAGCAAAATCATCTGTCCAGCACGATCGCACTCTACCTCTATGGCCGGAGCTTCTTCCTGCAAGACTCGGATATTGCGGCTGATGCAAAGCCCGCACTTGACTACTGGCTCGACCAAGCCGCTGAGCATTGGTTGAAGCTCCCCCGCATGAGCCAAGCACACCTCGCGGTGGCACTGAAGCGGTTCGGTCGTGCCTCGGATGCCTCGTCGATCGTCCGATCGCTGAGAGAACGCAGCGTGACGGATGAAACCGGCATGCACTGGAACGATGATGTCCGGGGTTGGTTCTGGTTCCAGGCCGATATCGAGACGCAGGCGATGATGATCGAGGTGTTTGACGAAGTTGCCTCCGATCAGACTTCCGTGGAGTCGTGCAAAGCTTGGTTACTTCGCCAGAAAGAAACTCGCTCGTGGGAAACGACCAAAGCAACCGCTGATGCCGTCTACGCACTGCTACTGCGGGGCGTGGATCTGCTTGCCGATCAAACGCTTGTCGATGTGACAGTTGGCGAACAGGCTGTCGAGCAGCAGAACGTTGAAGCGGGAACGGGGTTCTACGAGCAGCGATTTGCCGCCGCCGAGATCACTCCAGCGATGGGGTCAATCACGGTAACCAAAACGACCCCTGGAATCGCATGGGGTGGTGTGCATTGGTCGTTCTTTCAGAACGTCGACGAGGTCACCCCGCATGACGGTACGCCGCTGGAGATTGAAAAACAGCTCTTCGTTGTCCGCAGCACTCCGAGTGGCGAAGTCTTGCGTCCGGTGGTCAACGGACTCGTCGCGGGCGACGGTGCTGACGCAAAATCAGGGGGAAGCGTGGACGCTGATGGTACTCCCATCGACGTCGGTGACGAGATTGTCTCGCGACTGATCGTTCGCACTTCACGGGAAATGGAGTTTATCCATCTAAAGGATTCACGCGGTAGCGGTACCGAACCGACTAACGTGTTGTCCGGCTACCGATGGCAAGACGGGATGGGCTACTATCAGAGTACCCGTGACGCTGCCGAGCACTTCTTCATTGATACCTTGCCCACAGGCACCTACGTGCTCGAATCACGTAGCCGTGTGCAGTTGAGAGGACAGTATCAGAGCGGTCTGGCGACAATCGAATCAATGTACGCCCCCCAGTACAACAGTCACAGCGAAAGCCATCTGATGAAGGTGGGCCAGCGGCAACGTGACTAGACGTCGGTAGAGGGGCGACATCTGCTGTCGCTCTACCGAAGTTGTTGGCTTCATGTCATCCATGAGGCCGTGGCGAATACGATCACGCGGGACGATGGTCCCGCGGTGGAGTTGGCCCCGCGATTGAGCTGGCGACATGGTTCAACGAGTGGGAATGCTGACGGTCGCGCTCGAGACGCCGCAACCTAAGGCAACCACGCGACCTCGCGATCGTTACTCAGCTTTTTGCCAGGAGTGCAGCGTCCATTCGTTACTTGTTCTTCGAGCAGGGCGAGCAGCTCAGTTGCTTTTTCGGGATGTTCGGCGATCAAGTTTTTTTCTTCGGCGGGATCATCAGCGAGATTGAAGAGTTGCATTTCGGGGAGGTTGCGCTGCTTGGCAAGCGGCTCTCGAGGTTCGCTCCAACCGCCACTGCCGGCGCACAAACAGAGTTTCCAAGGGCCTTGGCGAATGGCGAAGGAGCCCCCAATGGAATGGCTGATCAACGTGTCGCGAGCCGAAGTTTGGGCGCCCGCGAATACGGGCGAGAGGTCGAAGCCGTCTTCTCCTCCGCGGTCCTGGCGAGGTACTTCGGCAATCGCTTCCAGAGTTGAGTAAATATCAGTCAGGCAGACGAGTGCGTCAGAATTGGTACCCGGTGCGATGTGACCGGGCCAACGGGCGATCAAGGGCACACGGTGGCCGCCCTCGTAGATGTCGGCTTTGTAACCACGGAAGCCGCGACTGGGATCGTGATCATGTTTCGCGAGGACCTTGAAATTCGCCTGTGGAGAGCAACCGTTATCACTCGTGAAAATAAACAACGTGTCTTTGTCGGCGCCCGCTGCTTGGAGAGCTGCCATCAGTTCGCCGACGTGATGATCGACCTGCATGACAAAATCGGCATACGGATTCATCCCACTGGCATCTTTGAACGGCGGTACTGGCACGATCGGTGTGTGAGGAGCGGGAAGCGCCAAGTAGAGAAAGAAAGGTTTTTCGGACGCCGCGGGGCCTGTCTGCGTTTGAACGTGCGAGATGGCCTTGTTGAATAGATGTGGCAGAACGTCATCAATCACAAAGTCGGGCGCAATGGGGCCCTTGCGATACCAGCCGTACGGATCTTGTTTCGCGGTGACGCCTTCTTCACGGGTGGGAATGGCCGTCGCGTGTCCGGTGTTGACCCACACATAGGGCGGCATGTCGAGGGACCCGCAGTGAGCGTAGTATTGGTCGAAACCATTGATGTCCGGTCCGTTTAGCACAGGCTCGGAAAAGTCAATGTTCCCATCGGTCATCTCCCAGTCCCAGCCAAGATGCCATTTACCGATCATGGCAGTGTGGTAGCCCGCCTCACGCATCAAGTGTGCAATGGTCGGTCGATCTGCAGGAATTAAGTGTTTACTGGTACCACTGAGCACGCCCTTGGCCAGAATCGATCGCCAGTTGTACCGTCCCGTCAACAGGCCGTATCGTGTCGGCGTGCAAACCGCGCTGGGTGTATGGGCATCGTGGAAAGTGATCCCCTCGTCAGCAAGTTGTTGTAGGTGAGGCGTGCGAATTTTGCACTGTGAATTGGTGGGAGAGATATCACCAATTCCCAGATCATCGGCGAGTATCACGATCACATTGGGAGACGCCGCCATCGCCGCGGGAGAAAAACCGGCGAGCGTGGCAACGCAGCTGATTGTCAAGAGGCGAATGAATCTGAGGTGCATTGTGTTTCCATTTCCATCATGAGTGGGGAGGTTCAATTCGAGTCCCGAATATAGCACGAGGCGTGCGCTTCCGTCGCAGGGACGTTGGCTTCAGTCGGCCACTTCTCTTGCTGATTTGCTGTCATTTGCTAGCAAACCCGTGTCGTCCCGGCAGGGAGGATCGTCCTCTGCCGAGGTGCAAGGGCCGGTTGAGCTGATCGACAGCGTGACGCCCTATGCGTCTCGGCTCCGTGAATCAACAGCCCGTCACGTTGCCCCTCAAGTCGCTTGATGGCTACGCGTTTGTTGGACTTAGCCTCGTAGGTCGTGGCAATCGGGCGGAGCCGCACGCTAGATTTAAATAGATTGCACGTGAGTAAAATACGGTACATTGAATGGGAATGATCGCCGTGGGAACGATTGTGGGCACCGTCACCGTTTGGAAATTGGCCTGGGAGGATCGAATTTGTGAGTGATTCTGCCCCCGACCTTTCACGGCAGCATCCCGCAATGACTTGGGTGCGATTTCCTCGAGCCAACGCTCTTTTCGTCTTTGCGATTAGTCTCTTGGCGACAAAGATTTTTGCCCTGATCTTGGCTGAGTACCGGTTCTACTTTCCCGCCAATTTTGAGGCGACTTTTTTGCTGGGCCGCGAAAACTCGTTTCACGGGGTCTACGCAGTGGCGTTTTATACGCATTTGATCGTGGCTCCACTGACGCTGTTGCTCGCTTTGTTCCTAGTCTCGACGGGGCTGCGATCGATGGCCACACGGCGGCG of the Allorhodopirellula heiligendammensis genome contains:
- a CDS encoding alpha-2-macroglobulin family protein gives rise to the protein MNARCGLIGTFLCFALLLTLLAPAQLMTTNDAQSPEPAAWQAIQEAINQGLPKTAMEEIEKQLPGAIQRHEDGLIVRLLATRATLDGQLEGRGEVHRIVKLQADLETAPVSTQPILRAILANWFWSYYTQNQWRFQDRTEIDPQIIDSTEPVVIKSSEDITTWTRNRIVRQSAALFEAALSAEDGSEKTLQQTPIADYNDLLVQGTAPDNYRPTLYDFVVAEAIEFYADANGTYAGPADRFELTADSPVFGDVDSFIAWEVPDSDAGSPLRRATTLYQHWLEFHRGDDDTAAFIDTDLTRLEFAHEHAIGDDEGKKFAAALQAFVKRNGGNPISTRAQFQLATLVRQDNELVRAHFIAQAAIDAHPKSLGASQCRDLIEQIEAPSIQIATEHVWNSELDESAQPQIDVKYRNTTKVFFRLVALDYETVQKSGQQPNYLDRRQRINVLGRKPVASWSANLAPTNDYRDRTEHLPANTRVPRGAYYLIASTSQDFPLETEFTALTDVWVSGLSLVMETRYDDQAMVGYLVEGRSGEPVSGASIDVWARKQTNRGREDLTNVVTLSTNATGRFEFDSGELRDINFLAKRGEDRLLSQTYRNYRYRQAGDHDNDVTRSHFFTDRSIYRPGQTVRYKVICTRSNQTTNDYHVSADEQLTVELLDANGKVIQATKHQCNELGSCHGSFNLPNGGLTGQMTLRTIGPFGGAASIRVEEYKRPKFEVEIDAPEESVRLGEAVVVSGHATAYTSAPIDGGKVSYRVVRKTQFPPWWGYRCWWFPPSPLPAQTIAEGTTTTDEMGEFSIAFDAIPDASVDRQSEPKFRYEITADVTDSTGETRDATTSVLIGYTTMEATLSTPSVNWLTDEDPIEVKIATKTLQGDPVSAKVKVDIYSLKAPDAIGRKRLDNAITWDRIDIQPGQLNEQQDEVRAEEPNSWPLDKVVKTVELTTNESGHASFDAELEAGNFRAVLAAVDSAGNDVQAILPLQVINPDADHCELAIANLFATEKQSYEPGETFRAVWGSGYDSAHALVEVTHRGKMLQRFWTPKNRTQVEIKQEIDESMRGGFNVRVWMVRENRLYLNETYVDVPWSNKELKIRWEHFVSKLKPGQQETWTAVIENPSEHASDKGEAAMRQAAEMVATLYDASLDAFAPHGFPSGFGLFYQDRTHTSVDDQNRWVHLQQISTGRSHGSGGGVLTYRQYPPELQGQMAFRGRMMQKGGRAMPMMMMADGAMPAAAPEMARSAGNIAMESESLALGEPGAAADDAVGEPPADKNDVDLSNVSPRKNLNETAFFFPELTADDQGVVKMNFTMPEALTRWQFIGFAHTADLAGGLLRDTTVTSKELMVQPNPPRVLREGDEIEITVKVTNQSATVQSGSVALQFASARTGDSVDERLDNINVRQSFEIPAGRSQSFSWPIRVPDGIGYLTYKAVGSTGRLSDGEEGYLPVLSRKILVHESIALPIDGAETKTFTLDKLAELDPSSSSIRSESLTIQMTSNPAWYAVMALPYLMDYPYECSEQTFNRLYANLLARHIATSDPKIERVFNTWRNQPLPSKGASGGRDALASPLQQNEELASIALTETPWVLQAESEAEARRNVGILFDQNRVNDQVERLTQRLTDVQADDGSWPWFPGGRSNSFITLYIATGYGRLRHLGAEVDPSPAIRALGHLDAFSKEMYEDIKPGDREQNHLSSTIALYLYGRSFFLQDSDIAADAKPALDYWLDQAAEHWLKLPRMSQAHLAVALKRFGRASDASSIVRSLRERSVTDETGMHWNDDVRGWFWFQADIETQAMMIEVFDEVASDQTSVESCKAWLLRQKETRSWETTKATADAVYALLLRGVDLLADQTLVDVTVGEQAVEQQNVEAGTGFYEQRFAAAEITPAMGSITVTKTTPGIAWGGVHWSFFQNVDEVTPHDGTPLEIEKQLFVVRSTPSGEVLRPVVNGLVAGDGADAKSGGSVDADGTPIDVGDEIVSRLIVRTSREMEFIHLKDSRGSGTEPTNVLSGYRWQDGMGYYQSTRDAAEHFFIDTLPTGTYVLESRSRVQLRGQYQSGLATIESMYAPQYNSHSESHLMKVGQRQRD
- a CDS encoding BBP7 family outer membrane beta-barrel protein produces the protein MSRLLQVLVKSITVCLFATMWHAGAAAQAPSTDPYSTGGYPAGTTNVFTAPPMWIGSPSGAGYPSSFGSAIGGPPSDRLWFRGEYLYWRTKGMDTPALATTSPTGTPQDEAGILGFDSTSVLFGGGSINGSATNGLRLKGGFYFTPSAAFGIEGEYFSLADQNDGFSGGSDYDILARPFFDTTNDRETAQLINYPNVFEGDLAITSSTGLRSAMLAGRAALCPTCGGNCVSCRNSDRVDWIVGYRNMRLEDQLVISESAESFVPGALGTIQLSDQFNTKNEFNGLQLGVAYQANMKRVWLESLLRVAVGQNKQSVGIAGSTALTEFGTTTNYPGGLLAQRFNSGTFERNQFTMIPEIGLTLGVRIFDCLHATAGYTVVYLPGVVRAGDQIDTDVNPNLLAPPVDPLTGSHRPQFKFVESDYYAHGLSLGMQLQF
- a CDS encoding sulfatase family protein, whose translation is MHLRFIRLLTISCVATLAGFSPAAMAASPNVIVILADDLGIGDISPTNSQCKIRTPHLQQLADEGITFHDAHTPSAVCTPTRYGLLTGRYNWRSILAKGVLSGTSKHLIPADRPTIAHLMREAGYHTAMIGKWHLGWDWEMTDGNIDFSEPVLNGPDINGFDQYYAHCGSLDMPPYVWVNTGHATAIPTREEGVTAKQDPYGWYRKGPIAPDFVIDDVLPHLFNKAISHVQTQTGPAASEKPFFLYLALPAPHTPIVPVPPFKDASGMNPYADFVMQVDHHVGELMAALQAAGADKDTLFIFTSDNGCSPQANFKVLAKHDHDPSRGFRGYKADIYEGGHRVPLIARWPGHIAPGTNSDALVCLTDIYSTLEAIAEVPRQDRGGEDGFDLSPVFAGAQTSARDTLISHSIGGSFAIRQGPWKLCLCAGSGGWSEPREPLAKQRNLPEMQLFNLADDPAEEKNLIAEHPEKATELLALLEEQVTNGRCTPGKKLSNDREVAWLP
- a CDS encoding diacylglycerol/lipid kinase family protein — translated: MTLPHPPRTTSAEVDNRIDEVWICASPKAGRGQGRQEIDLLVKRLRGDAIDVHVTHSMGALRDRIADHSRSTRRFAVVAAGGDGTLALVAQNLPREIPIVPLPMGTENLLARHFGYTCSAEAVGNSIQRNKPLVIDAGLANGRLFLVMVTAGMDAEVVRGMHLTRRGHITRWSYARPILRALSKYGYPTITSRETAGEGETYTRSACWMMAFNLPCYGGGLNIEPGANGTDGMLDRISLHKGLLWNGLHYLTRIKLGWHLRHRDVDRRRFRTAIWSSPLRVPYQLDGDYAGRLPVEIEVLPGRVTLLAPPIVN